One Cellulosimicrobium protaetiae genomic region harbors:
- a CDS encoding GmrSD restriction endonuclease domain-containing protein, producing the protein METNVRTPQQIFIQPQQIVVPLFQRPYVWEEEDQWEPLWQDVVRIASIRHSGSIGASHFLGAVVVQAEESAMGNLIVRNVIDGQQRLTTLQLLMDAAGAAFEERGLDRYSTQLEALTHNNPAFVDDEEQRLKVRHTNRDRAAFDDVMNAEPPVTHDDLPHSTSRITAAHAYFARCVGEWLDGEGDVSAGARPDDVTQRAELLAGVLSNGIQFVVIDLQANEDSQAIFETLNARGTPLTAADLVKNLVFQRLAKEGADARSAYRDVWPFDSAFWDSEITVGRATSTHAALFINQWLAATVAEEVRPRATFTRFKHYMEHEAGRPMLDVLMDMRAQAELYERWTRAVGDTRRSLDPVEMCMYRSRAIGSAALTPILLRLHPADDTLPDDVVFGVVRLVESWLVRRTLLRLTSTSLGRAVAEVLRAMRGVPAEGLVERVEDTLRSFRVTSTYWPGDAEIRQVFEEERAYRRFSRTRLRMFLEAAENQLRGEYDAQQVPRGAYPIEHLLPQSWERKWPVDNLQDEIARNAHVHRLGNLTLLTGKLNSSASNAAWLGRGGKRAKIAQHDVLLLNSRLLTMSETGWDEEHIDVRTQILLDGMLAVWPVPDAHTGEVTDARTSGQVSVTVAELVHAGMIAAGTILRPRSGTWGAKTAVVTEAGLIVVDDQTFDTPSRAGRYVRGGVTNGWTFWSLEDGRRLADVRQQFRPEAPSAPDEAARHWDPETDLDDASEYWAEIGDRARSIFAALVAAAPEPVPAPVLAERVGEESVRSLAGALAFTDRAAAKRGHRMPSRFVEGNPSSYWMDESTAETFAAVINAVEEERAELPEFSDDWTEAIRSGTEDEAALLRVLSEIDGMPVPAVGDELVEGIPVSLSWPNLRLTATVDTLAAADRDLIESSGWVLVPFDADAVERAVKAAVLAATSR; encoded by the coding sequence GTGGAAACGAACGTCCGGACCCCGCAGCAGATCTTCATCCAGCCGCAGCAGATCGTGGTCCCTCTCTTCCAGCGCCCGTACGTGTGGGAGGAGGAGGACCAGTGGGAGCCGCTGTGGCAGGACGTGGTCCGGATCGCGTCGATCCGGCACAGCGGCTCGATCGGGGCGAGCCACTTTCTGGGGGCCGTGGTCGTCCAGGCGGAGGAGTCCGCGATGGGGAACCTCATCGTGCGAAACGTCATCGACGGCCAGCAGCGGCTGACCACTCTTCAGCTCCTCATGGACGCCGCCGGGGCCGCCTTCGAGGAGCGCGGGCTCGACCGGTACAGCACCCAGCTCGAAGCCCTGACGCACAACAATCCCGCGTTCGTGGACGACGAGGAGCAGCGCCTCAAGGTGCGGCACACCAACCGCGACCGTGCGGCGTTCGACGACGTCATGAACGCGGAACCGCCGGTCACCCACGACGACCTGCCGCACTCGACGTCCCGCATCACGGCGGCGCACGCGTACTTCGCCCGCTGCGTCGGCGAGTGGCTGGACGGGGAGGGCGACGTCAGTGCCGGGGCACGGCCGGACGACGTCACGCAGCGGGCAGAGCTCCTGGCCGGCGTGCTGTCGAACGGCATCCAGTTCGTCGTCATCGACCTGCAGGCGAACGAGGACTCCCAGGCCATCTTCGAAACCCTCAACGCTCGCGGTACTCCCCTGACGGCCGCCGACCTGGTCAAGAACCTCGTCTTCCAGCGCCTCGCGAAGGAGGGTGCGGACGCACGATCGGCGTACCGGGACGTGTGGCCCTTCGACTCCGCGTTCTGGGACTCCGAGATCACCGTCGGGCGTGCGACGTCGACGCACGCGGCCCTGTTCATCAACCAGTGGCTCGCGGCGACGGTCGCCGAGGAAGTGCGCCCGAGGGCGACCTTCACGCGGTTCAAGCACTACATGGAGCACGAGGCCGGGCGCCCGATGCTCGACGTCCTCATGGACATGCGCGCGCAAGCCGAGCTCTACGAACGCTGGACCCGCGCCGTCGGGGACACCCGCCGGAGCCTCGACCCGGTCGAGATGTGCATGTACCGGTCGCGCGCGATCGGATCGGCGGCGCTGACTCCGATCCTGCTCAGGCTGCACCCGGCGGACGACACCCTGCCCGACGACGTCGTGTTCGGCGTCGTGCGCCTCGTCGAGAGCTGGCTCGTGCGTCGCACCCTGCTGCGGCTCACCTCGACATCCCTGGGCCGCGCCGTCGCCGAGGTCCTCCGAGCGATGCGAGGCGTCCCGGCGGAGGGTCTCGTCGAGCGCGTCGAGGACACCCTGCGGTCCTTCCGCGTCACCTCCACCTACTGGCCGGGCGACGCCGAGATCCGCCAGGTGTTCGAGGAGGAGCGAGCCTACCGACGCTTCTCGCGGACCCGGCTGCGGATGTTCCTCGAGGCCGCCGAGAACCAGCTCCGAGGCGAGTACGACGCGCAGCAGGTACCACGCGGCGCGTACCCGATCGAGCACCTGCTCCCGCAGTCCTGGGAGAGGAAGTGGCCCGTCGACAACCTTCAGGACGAGATCGCGCGCAACGCCCACGTGCACCGGCTGGGCAACCTCACCCTCCTGACGGGCAAGCTCAACTCGTCCGCGTCGAACGCCGCGTGGCTCGGCCGCGGCGGCAAGCGCGCGAAGATCGCGCAGCACGACGTCCTGCTGCTGAACAGCCGCCTGCTGACGATGAGCGAGACCGGCTGGGACGAGGAGCACATCGACGTCCGGACCCAGATCCTCCTCGACGGGATGCTCGCGGTGTGGCCGGTACCAGACGCCCATACCGGTGAGGTCACGGACGCCCGGACGAGCGGTCAGGTGAGCGTCACGGTGGCCGAGCTCGTCCATGCCGGGATGATCGCAGCCGGCACCATCCTGCGGCCGCGGTCCGGGACCTGGGGCGCCAAGACCGCCGTCGTGACCGAGGCCGGACTGATCGTCGTGGACGATCAGACGTTCGACACCCCGTCACGCGCCGGCCGCTACGTGCGCGGCGGGGTCACCAACGGCTGGACGTTCTGGTCGCTGGAGGACGGGCGTCGGCTCGCGGACGTCCGGCAGCAGTTTCGACCAGAGGCGCCGTCGGCACCCGACGAGGCCGCCCGCCACTGGGACCCCGAGACCGACCTCGACGACGCGTCGGAGTACTGGGCGGAGATCGGCGACCGGGCACGGAGCATCTTCGCCGCACTGGTCGCCGCCGCTCCCGAGCCGGTCCCCGCGCCCGTCCTCGCCGAACGGGTGGGAGAGGAGAGCGTCCGATCCCTGGCCGGCGCGCTCGCGTTCACGGACCGTGCGGCGGCGAAGCGCGGGCACCGCATGCCGTCCCGCTTCGTCGAAGGCAACCCGAGCTCGTACTGGATGGACGAGTCGACGGCCGAGACCTTCGCGGCCGTCATCAATGCGGTGGAGGAGGAGCGCGCGGAGCTGCCCGAGTTCTCCGACGACTGGACCGAGGCGATCCGATCCGGCACGGAAGACGAGGCAGCACTCCTCCGCGTCCTTTCCGAGATCGACGGCATGCCCGTACCGGCGGTCGGCGACGAGCTCGTCGAGGGCATTCCCGTGTCGCTCTCGTGGCCGAATCTCAGGCTGACGGCCACCGTCGACACCCTCGCCGCCGCCGACCGGGATCTGATCGAGTCGTCCGGATGGGTCCTGGTCCCGTTCGACGCCGACGCCGTGGAGCGGGCGGTCAAGGCGGCCGTTCTCGCCGCCACGTCGAGATGA